One Betta splendens chromosome 5, fBetSpl5.4, whole genome shotgun sequence genomic window, GCTGCCCCTCTTCCCTTTATACGCTACACTGGGACCTGGTGACCTGCTGGTTGGTCGAGCCGGTGTGATGGGTGCTATGAACAGGTAATGTGGACACACATGGATGTGGCCCAGCGCACGCAGGGACTGTGACCCTTCACAGAGCGTCAGACTGCAATAATCTTGCTGGATTGGTTCACAAACTTTCCAACTGTTCACAGCACGAAGCCTCACCCTTAGTGACCTTGAGCACAAAACAATATTTCACTGATGAGGAAGTTCAGGGGGTACAATGTGGTGCTGAGGGCGAAATACTGGCCGCTTTCTTCTTGGATGTTGAGGCACATTACAGCAGTAAAACAACATCACTCTCCCCGATTCTCCCCATTTTGTGTTCAAAGCGTAAGAATTGTGTAATTGGGAGATTTGCCAATCAGATGTTAAGGGTTGAGCCGGTTGCAGAGGTTTGAACACACTGGGTTGCAAATGTGTGCTTAATACCCTTTGTTGAACTTAAGTACAAGAAGAATCCTTTCACCCAACTAGAACAGAGCAGCTTTGGGGTAGAAGAGCCTTAATGGTACAGAATGCCTCCTATTTGCAAACATCCCGTATCTGCAGGGTTATGAAGCGGGTTTAAAAAGTGCTTTTGTCGCATCCGTCGTACCAGATGAATTCACACCAGAGCTCTTCCTTCATACAACAACAATGAGTGTGAGGTGTGTTTCTTAAAGGCCATAATTGACATagtttgtccccccccccccaaaaaaaaaaacattcaagtgCTACCAAGTGTTTGGTTTGCTGTGAAGAGCGTACCAGTATCTGGATGACATATGCTATTACAAGTTGAGTTCTCCTTGATCATGCAATAAGGCACTGCAGCTGAATGTCGGCAGAAGCTGTAAAAAGGCTTTTGAAGAACAATAAAAATACCATCACTCCTTTCTTTGTCATGCACATAAATTCAAATACTCTTCTGTAAaagttatataatatataatataggaAAACTCTTATGTACAGTCAAATGTCCAAAtgtagatttttttctttttgtatccTGTACATACATACACTGTACATCATTCCCTACATTTACATGCTTCAAAATGCAAGTCACATTGTTTGGAGCTAGAAATTTTACTGGTCACCTCCCAAAGGAAGGTTTTTAACTATGTACAGCCTATACGCTCAGATGGGACGCCACCCACACAAGCTCCATCTTCACACTCCGGATCTCCCCCgccgctcccctcctcctgtcaGTCTACATTCAGGAGGCTTCAGGACAGTTCGCCTCGATATGAGGTAGCAGTTTTAATTCCcagtgcaagaaaaaaaatcattaaataGAAATCCCACCCAGCGACTGCAAGTCCACGTTCCGTGCTGGATGGAGCGGCTGCTAATCGCTGGCTCTCCTTAACGGGGCGCTCTCGTGCGGAGAGGCTCGGAGGGCGTGTCCGTTGGTCAGCAGCGTCTGCCGAAGCTCAGGCTGGCAGTCGCTGCCGCCGTAGCCGCGGCTCGCCACGCCCACCAGCTTCACAGGCTTGTGGAAGGAGTCTTCCTGTGATGGGGAGCAGGTCAGCGTCTGTCCCGCTCTGCTCGCTGAacgagaaagagacagaggtgGGATTGGTATTGAGCAAAGTTAACATAGGATGAATTCAGCTTTAGGACACAGGCGTGTGGAATGTGTGCATAGGGCTGCGTCAACATGTGGAAGTGAGAAGTGGAATCTGGAGGGCAATTCCTCTGGTATTACTCTATGCTAAGAGAATCTGAACCCAAGAACAGGCCTGGACCTGCAACTCCAGgagcacagagagcagcagagaactCGTTGGTGCTTTTACAGAGATATCCTGAGGGGCTCTGGGCATGCAGCGCTGATGCACTGTCAGACGCTGGTGCAGCAGGAGCCAATCGACAAAGAGGCGTTTGCCTCGACAAGCTCTTGAAAGCCTGATAGTTTCTAAAAAGGTATCACTTGATAAATGTGATTCCTTTAAAAAAGCAGCCTCTGTTTGTAAGAAGACGACTGGAACCGTCGCAGCTGCATTTGCACTCAGATCTTCTCACCTTCACTATCGTGTTGATTCAGTTGTAACGTATTGTGGTTTTTCGGGTGTGTGGATCCTTGAATGTCCTTCCGGATCCCGTTGGGTGTCCTGTTGCACAACGGCGCCGTGTGTGGACCGGGGTCGTGGTGGTGAGCGTGCTGTTGGTACTCCATGGCCCCGGAGGGACCAAAACCATAGCCCAGGTAGTCAGAATCCCTGCAGTAGCTGTTGCCGCTCTCCATGCAATCAGTGCACAGCACTGCACCATCGAAGCCTACAGGCGTGAGGGGGGTGTGTGTCAGCACTGTGGTTTGGACGTCCGCTCTATACTTCTGATTCATCATAAACAGCACCTTTCATAGACATGCACTAACTTTGGAAGATGGCAGAAACTGCTGCGAAGCACAAACATTAGGAAGACAGAGCGGAGATTCATGTCTGGTACCTGTGTGGTCTATAACGTGCCCGTTAGGCTGGAGTCCACCGGCGGCCTCCACGCGGATACACACATCCTGCCGCTCTGACAGAGTGCCCTGAGACGAGAGGTAGCTGGGAACATCCGGAGGCACTATTGTTTCATCTGTAGGAGGCAAAATCGAAAAAAATTAGGGCGGGGGTGTAAATCAACACCACTACCATCCACAACCCATTGTAGGAAGGACAACTCACCCGTGTTAGTGACACTGCACTCCTCACTCTTCTTCTTGGTCTGGTAGATGATGCAGACCCACACCAGTGACGTCATCACAATGCTTGTCACCACGGCGATGACGATGATCCCTATAGTCACGGTGCTGGGCCCCGGCGGTGGGGCGCACGGGCTGCGGCGCTGCGTCACCACCAGCTGGCTGTGGGCGCGCTCCGTGCCCAGCGTGTTGGACATGAGGCAGGTGTAGCGGCCGGCGTCCTCCAACGAGGCCGAGTTGATGACCAGCAGCTTGTTCCCTGGGGTGAAGTGGTGTCTGTCGGAGGGGCGCAGTGGCTGGTCGTTGCGCAGCCACGTGATGCGAGGAGGCGGGCTGCCCTGGGCTTTACACTGCAGAGCCACCGTGTCCCCCACCACCACGCTGcggtcctccagctcctgggcCAGGTGAGGGGTTTCTGTGGAGGGCAGGGTTGACAGGGATCCTATTCAGATTTATTTGTATCATGTTACTGCTCTTGTTTGATTTGGGAGGTTTGTGCTACAGTACAGATCTATCTGGTCACACTATCCATTGCATACTGTGGGTTTCTGGTGATCAGCTGATATACAGAGCCCACTGTGATGTTCTGAGGTTAAGATCCAACTGCAAAAATCTTATGTCATGTCTCACAAATTCTGACACCTGACAACTGTACACTTCccctgttttttgtttgttgaatGGAGGACactgagctgtgtttgtgtgtgtgtgtgtgtgtgtgtgtgtgtgtattaaggTAGGCCTCCCCTCTGATCTCTGATACTGAGCACTTCCCCTCACAGTGGGACATACACAGATTATGAGCTCTCACTTAACCCACTTCACATGCCagtctaccccccccccctctctccttccgTCCTCCAGCATTTCTATTCTCTAAATCCCGCTTGTTAGCCTTCTCCTGAACAACCATTTCTGTTCTTCTGTGGGTCCCATTTTTCTCCTCTACCACTCTTTTCCAGACAGGGGcccctcagcagcagccaccaCCCCCCTTCCTCTCGTCTTCTCCCCCGTTTCCCAAACCCAGACGTGACAGATTCACTGCAGAAGCACGGTTGGCTGCTtgaatatttactgtagcaCTCTTGAATACATTAGCACCCTCCTTGTGTAACTTATGCAAATATGTCTGCAAAATACCAGCCTGACTAGTCAAATATAGAATCTGTGCGTTATGAACTCTTTAGGGGAACTCATGAGGCATATTCTGTTGTTACGAGCCaagaccccccccacacacaccttttttttAGCTCTGCCCAACAAGGGACTGCTTTGCTCAGTTCAAAGACAAAGGACAAAGATGATCTATGTGTTGAGATGGCTATAGGAGAGCAGTTCCGTTTTGTTTGATTTAACAGTGTAAAACAGCCAATAAACTGGAGGCACTGAGGCCTGCAGTGAAGCAGCCATGACAGTCCCTCCCACCAAGAAAGACAAGGGGGGTGGGAATGCCTGACAAACACCCCTCTGTGAGTCCCCCCTCTCACCCACCATCCCCCTTTGACCTCCAACTGTGACCTATGGCCCCTGACCTGCAGCAAGaccacagctgcagagaaaggaaaaataTAAAGCCTCTCATTCTGCAGCTTCGGACATTCCCATCTGACTGACGAGCTGCTGGCTATTTGTGGGAATACGATCAACAGTGTGTTGCACTCAACATAGGTCGGTTAAACAACAGGTCAGTTTAGCTTTTAAGCAGGTCCCAGATCTGCTCTTACCCAGCACGGTGAGGGTGGCATTGGCAGAGATGGTGCCTGCCGTGTTTTTGGCAGTGCAGCTGTACACGCCCATGTCCTCTGGCTTGACGTCCATGATGAAGAAAACGTCGTCGTCGGGCTTGACATGCATTCTGCGCTCGCGGGCTGCCGGGAAATCCGTTCCTCCATCCTTCTGCCAGGCGATCTGAGGCGCAGGGTGGCCCTCGGCAGCACACTCCAGCCTGGCGGTGTGGCCCGTGCGGATGGTGCTGTCTCGGGGAGTTTTTAGGAAGGATGGGAGgactgtggggaaaaaaaaaacaagtctatCAATAGGAGTTATATATAGAAAGATGACTGGTCACGTGGTTTTGAGCAAGTCCCTTCTCACAGTCAGTTTTACACCTGTAAGCCTGTAAGCAACTCTGCTGGTTCAGAACCTTGTCAGAGGAACCAGTTGTTCAGGATTACAGAGTATTACTCATTTAGTCTTTCCACCACTTTCCCAGCAGCCAACAACACCCAAGACTCCACAGGAAACTTTACTTTACTAAACTGCTAACTTTCCGTTAGCAGTCTCAGCTTCCATAAGGTCAGGTGTTTACAAAGGCAACAGGCAGATAAATAGTTCTGGCAGATGTGAGTCATTAGAGGCAAGGGCTCTGATGCAGATTGGTGATGGATAAATTCACTCTATCCAGAAAAGCAGAGTGAGTAAGTGTGGAAGAGATGGCCTCTGTTACTGCTGACATGCAGCAAAATCAATTTGTTCCGAATACCATCCTGGTAGAGATGGAGGCTGGCTGAGAGAGAAGGCTTCATTCAAGGGATAGAAAAGAACCCAGCATGAGCACTAATCTCAATCACTCAGCCAGAGCCATTATTTTTGGTGGAAATGgtgtaatcacacacacatcagagatACTGTAGTACCATGTTTTTGTCTCTCTGTAAAGTTTACCACTGCACCACTCTTTTAGCTCAGTCATTCCTTTTTGACTAATCTGGTCCACTTTGACCTACCGTTGACGGTGAGGCGGGCCTTGCTGGAGTAGGTGGAGCCAAAGTGATTAGTGATGATGCACTGGTAACGGCCTTCGTGTGCGAACGTGACGCGCCGCAGGTGCAGGATAGTGGTGTACTCCATCACGCCTCCGCCGGTGCCCGGTGCAGCAGACGTGGTCTCCTGGTTGCGTGCGCGGACGTGGGCATAATTCTCGACGTCTGCGTGGCGGAGCAGCTCCTGATCCTTGCGCCAGGCAAAGGTCATgggggaggagctgctgctcgcaGCCGTGCAGGTTAGGAGAACATCGCTACCAAGAACTGTGACTTTGGCTTCTGGATGCACGGTGATCTGAGGCATAGGGAGGTCATCTGTGTAGGTGAGAGAGAAGAGAATAAAGGAAGGGGACAGAAATGGCAAATTAATAACAAGGGAGGTGTAATTGCTAATGTCCATCAGTAAGTGTGCGCTTGCTATGCACAAATGGGTCTGAAAGagtgaaggaaaacacacatacgGATCTATTAGCAAGTCTGGGTgctaaacaaaaacagcacacaAGCAAATATGTGCAAGTATGTAAACAACAGAACAGCGCCAAGCTGTCAGTGTGGCCCATCTGTGCCTCCAACACCTCTTGCTCAACACGgccacccacacaaacactgagcacaCGCAGGCTCCACTCACCGCACACAAAGCTGCTGGATGGGGCCTGGAAGAGGCTTGTGCCCTTCAGGCTCTCTGGGTGGGCGCAGGTGGCATTGACACCCGCTTGCAAACCGCGCGTCACCAACCAGTCCGGCAGCCAGTGGAGCTGGCagtcacacaggaagctgtcGCTCTGAATGAgcctgtggaggaggtgaggagagggcGGGGGAAGAACGGAGAGACAACCTGTGACTAGATGTGGTATAGAACATATTCTTAGAGACCCCAAaagcagtgggggggggggtgtcagtcAGGCTCAGGGATGTCAGTGAGCATGTGTTGCAGACTCACAGAGTTTTGAGGTTCTtcattttgctgaagccttcgGGCTGGATGGAACGGATTGCATTCTCTCCCAAGTTCCTGTTGGGAAGATATATAGCATCACTCATCACTGTATACAGGCGTGCATTAGTAAAAGTCTGATTATCTCACCAAGGTAAAAATACCCACGTTCTTGTATACAAGGAACATAAGTTCATTATCACTTCCTGGTATCTATGTCTTCTACACATGTACGCTTAATAACTTTGTTCCTGATGCAGGAAAAAAGGCCAAAGTTGAGATCACGCTAAGCTAACAAGAGAGGAGCAGCTGGGCCCTTGCAAAATCCCCTGTCTTCTCCATTTACAAAGACGCTATTAAATTGCTAGCAGCCTCCTCTGCCAGCTACTTTTGGCAACCTTCAGCcctagcccccccccccacacccgcTCTTCCTCACACACTCCCTTTGCcgagagaaggaggagcagccagGCATTGTGGGATACTCACAGGTGTTCCAGGGCCTCCAGGCCAGAGAAGGCTTTCTTGGCCACGGACTTGATCTTGTTTCCAAACAGAGTTCTGCCGTTTCCAAACATGAACGGTGTCGATGGatgaagagggagagaaaaagaggggggggggtgaaaacaGGGAGCAACAGAAGGAGAGAGGCACAATTAGCAAGGCTGAATCTGATAAGAGTGAGAGGATTGGGGTATTGGAAATCTGAACTGTGTGGAGATTAGCCAAGAGGAAGGGTGAAGGAGATTGGTTGAGGTAGAGGTGGGTGAGGGGTGTggcgagggggggtgggggttagtGGGgggctctgctgctcttcaaAGACCACTTTTATCTTTATTAGAATTTAATAGCAATGACCAGGcagtgatctgtgtgtgtgtgggggggggtctttccCCTGTAGAGCCTATAAGGGCACACGTGTTACTATGCGAGTGTGTGCCTGTCAAGCCTGGTTTGAGAGGAAAGCTGCTGTTCCCTCCGTTTTGGGGTCGTAATCCCCTCTCCCTTGTTCCTCTCCTGTTGTCGACTTCATTtcacaggaagaggagacacGACTGGCTGATTTACAATGAACACCCCAGTGTTCAAACCCATCCACATGTACGCTGAAACAAATGGTTGTCCTGTCACAGGGACAGCGGGGCGGGATGCAGCTTTTGCTTTAAAAACTAGGCCACGGAAACAGATAAAAACACGAGACAATCGCTTGGTTTGGCGTTTTTAGCCAACTTTTACAGACGCGGGTGCGTGGGGTGGACactttcatgtgttttatgtcCCACCCCTTCCTTCCCTTTTCAGCATCTCTTTTTCCCATGACTCGCTTCGCCAGCGTTGGGATGCAGCCGCCCCGCTTCCGCCAACGCCGCCACAAAAGGGGCGGGGCCCGCGAGGCGTTTGATGTTGATGACTGAATGCAGCCCTCAATTTCACCCTCTCTCGGTTCCTAACAACAGGGACTGGGAATGAGGGGATGCGAGGAGCGGAGGCATGAAGTAGAAGTAAGACTATTGGGGGAGTGAACCCCTGCCAGCTCGAAGAAAAggcctttctctccctctttctcccgtTCTTTCTCTTTCAGCAGTGCCCACACTGGGAACCATCTTGGCTGGACACCATCTTTTCATTCTGCAGGTTGATGATTGCAGCTCGATGCCAACAACTTCATGGCTGTTGTACTTTACCAACTTGCCAACTTTTGACATTGAGCTTTTTTAGTATTGATTTTATAAAAATGCTGATGCAAAAGTTGATCCTCTTTAACCATTTGCAGCAAATACTGTATAACCAAGTCTGACTTATCTTTCAACTTATAATTACTTCCCTGCCAAGTGAAGTGTGGCTTCCTGTAGGGACAGACATGTCAATCTCTAATTCTAAAAGTGGATTGGCTACAGTTAACAGGCAACGTGTGAATTGGGATCCAGGAAGTGAAACTCTTGGATGGGAGAAAAATTTGAAAGCTCTTGGATTGTCTGTTTTTGAAGAACAGCCGCCATGTGACAGGCCAGTGCAGAGGGACgaaaagggagagggagaggcggGGACAACTGAAGAAAGAGATACTCACAGCTTGTTGAGGCTGTCCAATCCAGAGAAGGCCCCGTTGGTGTCCTCTATTGTGCCCGAGATGTCGTTATGGTCCAGCTCCCTGTGGAGaatgagagaaaagagaaggataagaaaggggggggggacagGGTCTACCAGGACTGAACCGTCTCACAATCCCGGCCGAGGCTGCTCTGGAAGTcatgcccccccctccctctacCATCCTCCTCCCCTGCACCTGGCCTTAAGAGCCCCTCTGCCGCCCTGCTCTGCCAACCAAGCGGATTCTTTCCTTTCCGAGGAGGCGAAGGAGTGTGTGAGCTGGTGTGAGAGGAACACATGTATAATTCATGACGGCGCGGAGGGGCTGGCGTGAACAGTGTCTTGTGAGAGGACAGACAGATTGTACAATGGTGGCAGGTATAGCATGGCCAAAAGCAGAGACTTAGTGAGGTTAAGCGCTGGGTTTAAGGGCggtcagacaaacacagaatgaaTTGAATGAGGGGGGAAAGAGGGGCTTCTTTTAGAGCTTTTGGGGGTTTCCAAACACTTGTTGAATGCATTTCATCTTCCCTCACATGGCCTATAGAATTGCCTCCGTAGGTGAGGTCATTGCTGCCACCCCTCCTCTCTGCGTGGtaatcaaaaagaaaaacagcagaatcAGAGGTCTCCTCTGAACCATTAAAAGACTCTCTTTCAAAGTTGAGAAAGGTTGATGGTCAGCCACACCCTCCACCAACTCCACAATAGCACcccccatccctcctcctcctccccctttttctttccagcatctcttaTCCCCCTCTCGTTCTTTTCAGGCTACTTTGGCCACAGCTCtagctggactggactggacggGGGCTGCCAATTTCCTACTCTTTCTGGCTGACTGGACGTGAATGGCCACTGCCTTGTTAAAGCAAGGCCAATGGTGTGGGCTGTGGAGCGCATAGAGAAGGcacagggagggggggtggtggcAGCTAAGCCAACAACCCCCGTGGCCGAATTAGAGGGCAGACAGGCTTGTTTGGAGCTTTCACACCCCGATGCAGGCTTCGGCCCATGCCAGCACGCCCAGCAGTGCAGGGCCAATTAAAGCTCCCCGGCTCCTTTTCAGGGCTGAGCCCATGCCTGTCCTCGCCTCCGCTGATTAGATTAGGCCTGCCTCAAAAACAGAGTGCAGTGGCGATAGGAGCGAAACAGAAAGTGCAGAATCGAGACGGAGATGAGGTACGTAGAGCATGAGGAGATACTAGAATACACTTCATACAACAGGGACATGAAGTGTGCTTTGTTTAAAAGCCTAAAGAAACAAAATTGcccaattaaagaaaaaaaagaagctaagAAATGTCACAAGTTGGTGTCTTTTGCTCTGTAGCCATCTCACACACAGTGTGAAGGGGCCTTGTGTGCTTTGACCTGTCACCCCACTGAGAACAAGCCTATATAGCGATCATTGGCTCTCTTCTCTGGCTCTTTGACCGGTGAACAGGCACAGCCAAAAGGGCCTTGGTTAAAAACCAAGACCCCCAAATCTTTTCCCTAAATGTCTCCCCTGACGTTCCCCCTTTTAATTCCCTCCTTATTCTCTCCTTTACACAGTTACACGTTTTGTGTAAAAGGTggtcagagagaaaacaaaccTCCTGTCTTTATTCATGGCATCTAGAGGCAGAGCGGGTTCTCAGGGGAGGTAAGCGACACAGAACACTTCTTAGCTCCGAAAAGAACAAAGTGAgaaaatagaagaaaaaaaaagaagttgcCACAGAAACCGTGACAATAAAAGTGTATGAAGACCTCGTAATACTTAAAACCCATGAATAGACATGAATGTGAATGAGATCTAGCCTGACTTGAAGCATAAACAACCCCTCCTTTCTAAAGGCAACTGAACTAAGACCTAAATATCCAATTTCACATGGGCCAACCAATATTAAAACATCTCCACTTTCACTGCTCCCAGGTGGCACATATTGGCCGTATCGTCACCGGGGGTGAAGCCCTAATGAGTCGCTTGTTGGGGAGGGGGTCATTTGGGCAAAGGAGTGTACTTACAACACACGTACGGCCTTGAGGCCCCTGAAGGCCCCTTCGGTGATGTGGCTGATAGAGTTGTGACCCAGACGAAGGGTGTGGAGCTCCCCCAACACAGCCAGACTGTCTTCATCCAGACGAGTCAGGTTGTTGTAAGACAGAttcctggagagagagagagagagagagagagagacgggacgagtcagacagagaggaggacggaggccgAAGTGGAGACATTAGAATGAGAGgatgaaaaaaaaggggggaaaaaaagaaacgttctgtgtgtgtgaggtctgGATGGAGCCGTCAGCTTGGCAGGACACTAAGGCTGCGCGTGACACACATTTACAGACCTTACGTCTCAACTGAGGTCCTAACCGTTTGATGCGGAGTTTAAAAAATGGCTTCTGTCTGTGTCAACAACCTTACATTTCTGAGCTTACTTGAACATGTGGTGAACCCCAAGGGAATATACTGTCAGACGCGTGTAATGCAGCCCGTATTATTAAGTGTTAGGGGATAAGTGCAGGGATTCCCAAGCTGCTTTAATTGTTTCAATTTGAAGAGAAGAAACCACTAATTAGAAACAAGTTCTAACTCAAACACGGCTTTAATAGTAATACATGATGCTTAATGAGAGCACCCTATGAGACTATCTTTGAAatagtggggaaaaaaaaaggagcccTGCATCTGACTGCCCtctcagcagcctctgctctctgtcactgtgGCCAGGCCTCATGGTTTGCTTGAGCAGTCATGTATGCAGGgacctcagcccagcctgctcaTCAGAACCCAGTGGGAATGCAGGCTCCTCCTAAAGCCGTGTCTCTCTTCTATCAGTAAATGGGGTCATCATAACTTTAGATAATAAAAATCACATGAGCCATAGGTACTGCAGTGCTGGGAGGGTGATTCGGGTACGGCCCCCGGGAGCAGTCATTCATAAGACGTGCGGACGGGAAAAACAGAGTCGAGATAACAGAGCAAACTAAGATTAACGCCATCTTCCCCTTCAAGCCCCTTCGACTGTTACGCATAAACAAACACGGGCGCCGCCGAAACCCCGGGCTACCTCGCAGTTAGCAACGCCTCAGCTGAGCAGCGCTCTTTACAGCGGCGATATGACGGTCGTGTCAACAAAAGAGGAAAGACATTAGGATAATAACTCGTCATTTCGCAGACAAAAGACGTGAATGTGATGCTTCAGTGTAATTACCACAACATAACCAAGGGAGGATTACACACAGGTTTACCAAACCCACATGGTTTAGAGCCAAGTACAAAAACTCCTGTCTGCTGTTGAGCACCACTCTAATTATGGGATAAACAGGCTTACCCTGAGAATAGTGTAgagtattaaatattaaagcgCGTTGTCATTTAACCCTTAGGAGGGTGGGTAGGTGCTATAGGTGCGGACTGTTGGATTTTCAGGCTATAGGATAAGTGGTTTAGATCTCCAGCGGCAGGACAAAAGAGGTGGAGACTGAGGCTGGTAGACAATTTCTGATTTAAAGAAAGTCCTTTGCTGCTGTTTCGTGTAATTCTATTCCACTGCACTTTATTCCAGTTTGTGACTTGCAGAAGGTTTTTACTCTGGAACATCTGGCAGGAGCATTTGGGTGTTCAGGCTAATTTGAATGCTGGTACTCACAGTTCCCTCAGTTTCTGGCAGAACTTCCATCCATCCGGATTGATACGGGCTATTGCGTTGTTACTGAGGAACAGTTGCTGGAGGGAAGTCAGGCCGTACAGGGAACCACTGTTCACCTCTGTCAAACTGTTATAGTCCAGGTGACTGCGGGAGACAACAATACGTAACATTGGTAAAGTAACTACACTAACTTCAGAGATTCAGAGATTGTGTATCTTATCCTTTGGTATATTTTGCATTTAGAAGATTAAAACATGATTAGCCTAAAAGGTAGTGTTTGAGTTATTTTACATACAGGACTTTCATCTTTGCCAGGTCCCAGAAGGCCCCGTCGGTCAGTTTGCTGATGTTGTTCCTTTGCAGTTTCAGCACCTCCAAGCTGGACAGACCCTTAAAAGTCAGACCCTCCACCTGACGGATGCGGTTCCTATTCAGTTCACTGcaggatggacagacagacatcaAGAAAACGTTCCCACGTTCCACGGAGCAGGAcaaccattgtttttatttcGACAGAGAAATGTTTTGCCCTTATTCTAAGTCTATTCATCCATCAAGGGTTAAAACCAAAGAAACCTGTGGCCTACACGCTTCAGTTGGAGCATTCGTTGTTAACAACCCCCAGCTTAACAGACATTCCTCAGCGGTGTCTTTTCCACCTGTGGCACGGAGCCAGTGCTGTATCTGCCTTTAGCTCACAAATGTCATTGTTATGATTTTTGGAATAAACTGTAACACTTAAATTAAGAATGAACAGGATTCTTTAAAACATTTGAGCAAAAATTCCTGTCTGTTGCACAGACAGCCTGGGACATCTCTTCATGCAACGATGAATCTGTACATGTGGTATGTGTATGAAAGGCTGTAAAAAGCCCTCAGGTTGGCAAAGATAAACATCCACACAGGTTCTTTTGTGTTGGATATGTTTCACCAGATACAGTGTCACCAGGCTAACCCCTCCAACAAAAGGCACCTGGAGACACTACTAGAGCTACAATAGAGGAGACACAATACCCGAGTCCCTTCACTCTCCAGCATGGAGGTGTTGATCTACAAATGTGTCAGCCTCGCTGATACCCAGGAGGGAAGTTTGACCAAGATAGAAGACTGAGGATATGGAAGCGGGCAGTAAATGACAGATAACACGGCTCTGATGTTTACATAGTCAAACCTTATCCACCCCCAGAGGTACAGTTCACACTAATAACATTCTAAATGTTAAACACACAGATTATTAACAGATACATACTCCTCTTCATCCCAAGTCATATTCAGATCTGAAAAGTCTCTAAAGGTAACAACAGAAAAACTATTTGTTTGAAGCCTACACACGTCAAAAATATATAGGTTTTACGAGGAACACTGTTCTGACAGATTAAAACACAACCTGGTCATCACACTACACTGATAAAGTCCAGGGGTACTCACAGCTGGGTGAGCTTGGGGAGCTGGAGGGCTTTCACGGGGATCTGGCTGATGCGGTTTCGACTCAGTCTCAGGACCTGCAGCGTTGAGCCCAGATGGTCCAG contains:
- the lrig1 gene encoding leucine-rich repeats and immunoglobulin-like domains protein 1 encodes the protein MAASLGQFEYASRCIFYLVLTLELLSRYGSGSDLPCAQNCTCSGDSVDCSNLELTATPPDLPARTVSLNLGHNKLTTINVEALDKLHNLRELRLDHNELTSIPDLGPAASKIVSLYLHHNKIRSIDGRRTRELLSVETLDLSNNDITELRGHCFPAGLHIRDLYLSSNKISILELGALDHLGSTLQVLRLSRNRISQIPVKALQLPKLTQLELNRNRIRQVEGLTFKGLSSLEVLKLQRNNISKLTDGAFWDLAKMKVLHLDYNSLTEVNSGSLYGLTSLQQLFLSNNAIARINPDGWKFCQKLRELNLSYNNLTRLDEDSLAVLGELHTLRLGHNSISHITEGAFRGLKAVRVLELDHNDISGTIEDTNGAFSGLDSLNKLTLFGNKIKSVAKKAFSGLEALEHLNLGENAIRSIQPEGFSKMKNLKTLLIQSDSFLCDCQLHWLPDWLVTRGLQAGVNATCAHPESLKGTSLFQAPSSSFVCDDLPMPQITVHPEAKVTVLGSDVLLTCTAASSSSSPMTFAWRKDQELLRHADVENYAHVRARNQETTSAAPGTGGGVMEYTTILHLRRVTFAHEGRYQCIITNHFGSTYSSKARLTVNVLPSFLKTPRDSTIRTGHTARLECAAEGHPAPQIAWQKDGGTDFPAARERRMHVKPDDDVFFIMDVKPEDMGVYSCTAKNTAGTISANATLTVLETPHLAQELEDRSVVVGDTVALQCKAQGSPPPRITWLRNDQPLRPSDRHHFTPGNKLLVINSASLEDAGRYTCLMSNTLGTERAHSQLVVTQRRSPCAPPPGPSTVTIGIIVIAVVTSIVMTSLVWVCIIYQTKKKSEECSVTNTDETIVPPDVPSYLSSQGTLSERQDVCIRVEAAGGLQPNGHVIDHTGFDGAVLCTDCMESGNSYCRDSDYLGYGFGPSGAMEYQQHAHHHDPGPHTAPLCNRTPNGIRKDIQGSTHPKNHNTLQLNQHDSEASRAGQTLTCSPSQEDSFHKPVKLVGVASRGYGGSDCQPELRQTLLTNGHALRASPHESAPLRRASD